A stretch of Coturnix japonica isolate 7356 chromosome 11, Coturnix japonica 2.1, whole genome shotgun sequence DNA encodes these proteins:
- the LOC107319114 gene encoding fibulin-7-like, protein MLIPLPGWVALCILQLALVSTQECLSPQQVLSTVRQMQKLLSAQEAAHLQGTRSLKKQLSVLHSHIQRLAGKRNDSCPQLAVPLNGRKLGRSSRLGHDVHFICNAGYQLVGSESRTCRRDRSWSGTQPFCRSIDECSSNPCANGGTCVDGNQSYTCLCPRGWSGASCQSPVYAYWVTLSNSSFSRQPRCAEGRPGSRHCSCDAGFQMRAGGVCQDVDECQLFQPNPQTRICLHDCLNLPGSYRCLCPPGYVLHADRNTCEDVDECAGSQHNCTHGELCINTFGGHRCVRPKCPPPRHNTSYVKTSSFQCERNPCPTDSRACRLAATSISFHYLPLQANRTVPRVLFKMSTTRFVGDSLRFAIIGGRGQGVFAVRRSDRQTGELVLSSPVVGPATLEVELEMSEFSRKVLLGKHIFKVTAFVSQYEF, encoded by the exons ATGCTCATCCCGCTGCCAGGCTGGGTGGCCCTGTGCATCCTGCAGCTGGCCCTTGTCAGCACCCAG GAGTGCCTGAGCCCCCAGCAGGTGCTCAGCACCGTGCGTCAGATGCAGAAGCTGCTGTCGGCACAGGAGGCTGCCCACCTCCAGGGCACACGCAGCCTCAAgaagcagctctcagtgctgcacagccacATCCAGAGGCTCGCTGGCAAACGCAACG ACAGCTGTCCGCAGCTGGCGGTGCCCCTGAACGGGAGGAAGCTGGGCCGGAGCTCACGGCTGGGCCATGATGTTCACTTCATCTGCAACGCTGGATATCAGCTGGTGGGCTCGGAGTCACGGACCTGCCGGAGAGACCGCAGCTGGAGCGGCACCCAGCCCTTCTGCAGAA GTATCGATGAATGTTCCAGCAACCCGTGTGCCAATGGTGGGACCTGTGTGGATGGCAACCAGAGCTACACATGCCTGTGCCCACGGGGCTGGTCAGGAGCCAGCTGCCAGAGCCCTGTCTATGCCT ACTGGGTGACGCTGAGCAACTCATCCTTCAGCCGCCAGCCCCGCTGCGCCGAAGGCCGCCCGGGCTCACGGCACTGCAGCTGTGATGCCGGCTTCCAGATGCGAGCAGGAGGTGTTTGCCAAG ATGTGGATGAATGCCAGCTTTTCCAGCCTAACCCCCAGACCCGGATCTGCCTCCACGACTGCCTCAACCTCCCTGGTTCCTACCGCTGCCTCTGCCCACCGGGGTACGTGCTCCATGCTGACCGCAACACCTGTGAGG ATGTGGATGAGTGCGCTGGGAGCCAGCACAACTGCACCCACGGTGAGCTCTGCATCAACACCTTCGGGGGTCACCGCTGCGTGCGCCCCAAGTGCCCCCCACCACGCCACAACACCAGCTATGTCAAGACCTCCAGCTT CCAGTGTGAGAGGAACCCCTGCCCCACGGACAGCCGAGCCTGCCGCCTGGCCGCCACCTCCATCTCCTTCCACTACCTGCCACTCCAGGCCAACCGCACCGTGCCCCGCGTCCTCTTCAAGATGTCCACCACCCGCTTCGTGGGTGACAGCCTGCGCTTCGCCATCATAGGTGGAAGGGGTCAGGGTGTCTTTGCTGTGCGGCGATCAGACCGGCAGACAGGAGAGCTGGTGCTCAGCAGCCCGGTGGTGGGACCAGCCACACTAGAGGTGGAGCTGGAGATGAGCGAGTTCTCCCGCAAGGTGCTGCTGGGCAAGCACATCTTCAAGGTCACGGCCTTTGTGTCCCAGTATGAGTTTTGA